CCGCCGACGTGGAGCGGGACCAAGAACTGGACCTACGTCTTCGAGCACTACCCGCTGTTCTGGCCCGCGCTGCGCAACACCCTGTGGCTGGTGCTGGTCATGGTCAGCCTGCGGGTCGTCTTCGGACTCGGCGTGGGCCTGCTGATCACGAAGATCAAGACGGGCACGGGCGTCTTCCGCACCTTCTTCTACCTCCCCTACCTCGCCCCGCCCGTCGCCGCGACGATGGCCTTCGCCTTCCTCCTCAACCCCGGTACGGGACCGGTCAACTCGCTCCTGGAGAAGGTCGGCATCCCGGCCCCCGGCTGGTTCAACGACCCCAGCTGGTCCAAGCCGGCCCTCACCCTGCTGGCCCTGTGGGGGATCGGCGACCTGATGGTCATCTTCATGGCCGCGCTGCTCGACGTGCCGACGGAGCAGTACGAGGCGGCGGAGCTGGACGGCGCCTCGGCCTGGCAGCGGTTCCGGTACGTCACGCTGCCCAACATCTCGCCGATCGTGATGTTCGCCGTGGTCACCGGCGTGATCCAGACCATGCAGTACTACACCCAGCCACTGATCGCCGGGAAGGTCGCCTCAGGCGTCATCCAGGGCGCCGGTACGCAGTTCGAGCCCGGCTACCCCGACAAGTCGACGCTCACCCTGCCGCAGCTCGTCTACAACCTCGGCTTCCAGCGCTTCGACTACGGCTCCGCCTGTGTGGTCGCGCTCGTGCTCTTCGCCCTGTCCATGGTGTTCACCGCGTTCCTGATGCGGCGCCGGGGCGGTCTCATCCAGGCAGGTGACTGACAGCCATGACACAAGTACTCGACAAGCCCGTGGAGTTGCGGGCCCCGGTCTCGCCCGCCGAGCGCACCGCCCGTCGCAAGGCGCTCCTGGAGTGGGTCGCGATCCACGCCCTGGGCGTCGCCGCCGCCCTCTTCTTCGTCCTCCCCTTCGTCTTCGTCTTCCTGACCTCCCTGATGAGCGACTCGCAGGCACTCAGCCGCGACCTCATCCCGCACACCTGGGAGTGGGGCAACTACAAGAAGGTCTTCGACACCCCGGGCTTCCTCACCTGGTGGAAGAACACACTGCTGTACGCCGGTGCCGGCACCGTCCTGACGGTCGTGTCGTCGATCCCCGTCGCCTACGCCCTCGCCAAGTTCCGCTTCCGCGGCCGGAACCTGTCACTGATGCTGGTCATCTCGATGATGATGCTGCCGCCGCAGGTCGTCATCATCCCGATGTACCTCTTTTGGGCGAAACAGCTGGACCTGTCCGGCACGCTGTGGCCGCTGATCATCCCGATGGCCTTCGGCGACGCGTTCTCCATCTTCCTGCTCCGCCAGTTCCTGATGACCATCCCGAACGAGTACCTCGACGCGGCGAAGGTCGACGGCTGCGGGGACCTGAAGACCCTGCTGAAGGTCGTCCTGCCGATGGCGAAGCCGGGGATCGCAGCCGTGGGCCTCTTCCAGTTCTTCTACGCCTGGAACGACTACTTCGGCCCGCAGATCTACGCCTCCGAGAACCCCGGCGCCTGGACCCTCTCCTACGGCCTGGAGTCGTTCAAGGGCGCGCACCACACCGACTGGAACCTCACCATGGCCGCGACCGTGCTGGTCATGGCCCCCGTGATCCTCGTGTTCTTCTTCGCACAGAAGGCGTTCGTCGAGGGCGTCACGCTCACCGGAGTGAAGGGTTGACACACATGAAACTCACCGTGGTCGGCGGAGGGTCGACCTACACGCCCGAACTCATCGACGGCTTCGCCCGGTTGCGGGACACCCTGCCGGTCGAGGAACTGGTCCTCGTCGACCCGGCCGCCGACCGCCTGGAGCTGGTGGGCGGCCTGGCACGACGCATCTTCGCCAAGCAGGAACACCCCGGCCGGATCGTCACGACCTCCGACCTGGACAAGGGGGTCGAAGGCGCCGACGCGGTCCTGCTCCAGCTGCGCGTCGGCGGCCAGGCGGCCCGCGAGCAGGACGAGACCTGGCCGCTGGAGTGCGGCTGCATCGGCCAGGAGACGACGGGCGCGGGCGGTCTGGCCAAAGCGCTGCGCACGGTGCCGGTGGTACTGGACATCGCGGAGCGCGTCCGCCGTACCAACCCCGCCGCCTGGATCATCGACTTCACCAACCCGGTCGGGATCGTGACGCGCGCACTGCTCCAGGCGGGCCACAGGACGGTCGGGCTGTGCAACGTGGCGATCGGCTTCCAGCGGAAGTTCGCCGGGATGCTCGGGGTCGCCCCCGTGGACGTCCATCTGGACCACGTGGGTCTCAACCACCTCAGCTGGGAGACCGGGGTGCGCCTCGGCGGCCCCGAGGGCGAGAACGTCCTGCCGAAGCTGCTGGCCGAACACGGCGACACGATCGCCGACGACCTGCGCCTGCCGCGCACCCTCGTGGACCGCCTGGGCGTGGTCCCCTCCTACTACCTGCGCTACTTCTACGCGCACGACGAGGTCGTACGAGAACTGCGGACGAAGCCGTCACGGGCGGCGGAGGTCGCGGCGATGGAGCGGGAGTTGCTGACGATGTACGGCGATCCGGCGCTCGACGAGAAGCCGGAGCTGCTCGCCAAGCGGGGCGGCGCGTACTACTCCGAGGCGGCCGTCGACCTCGCCGCCGCGCTGCTCGGCGGGAGCGGCAGCCCCTATCAGGTGGTCAACACCTACAACAAGGGCACCTTGCCCTTCCTCCCGGACGACGCGGTGATCGAGGTGCAGGCGGCCGTCGGTCCGCACGGCCCGACACCACTGCCGGTCCTGCCGGTCGACCCCCTGTACGCGGGGCTCATGGCGGCCGTGACGTCCTACGAGGACCTGGCCCTGGAAGCCGCTCTGCGCGGTGGCCGCGACCGGGTCTTCCGGACCCTCCTCGCCCACCCCCTCATCGGCCAGTACGAGTACGCCGACGCCCTGACCGACCAACTGATCGCGCACAACCGGGAGCACCTCGCGTGGGCATGACGTCATCCGGACCCGGCGCCGGGACGGCCGCCGGATCCGACCCGGCGGGCATGGTCCTGGCCATCGACGCGGGGAACAGCAAGACCGACGTCGCGGTCGTGTCCGTGGACGGACGGGTGGTCGGGGCCGCGCGCGGCGGGGGATTCCGGCCGCCGGTGGTCGGGGTCGCCACGGCCGTGGACACCGTGGGCGAGGCCGTCGCCCGCGCCTTCGCCGAGGCGGGCGTCGACTCCGTGGCCCATGTCTCGGCCTGTCTCGCCAACGCCGATCTTCCCGTGGAGGAGGAGCAGTTGGCGGTCGCGCTGCACGCGCGCGCGTGGGGCACGAGCGTGGAGGTGCGCAACGACACGTTCGCGATCCTGCGCGCCGGGATAGCGGAGCCGCGTGGGGTCGCCGTCGTGTGCGGCGCGGGTATCAACTGCGTCGGCATGCGTCCCGACGGCCGCACCGCCCGTTTCCCGGCGCTCGGTCGGATCTCCGGTGACTGGGGCGGTGGTTGGGGCCTGGCGGAGGAGGCCCTGTGGTACGCGGCCCGCGCGGAGGACGGCCGGGGCGGGCCCACGGCCCTGGCCCACACCCTTCCGGCCCACTTCGGTCTGTCCTCCATGTACGCCCTGATCGAGGCGCTGCACCTGGAGCACATCGAGCACGACCGCCGGCATGAACTGACCCCGGTGCTGTTCGCGACGGCGGCGGAGGGTGATGAGGTCGCTCGCGCTCTCGTGGACCGGCTCGCGGACGAGGTCGTCGCGATGGCCACGGTCGCTCTGACCCGCCTCGACCTCCTCACCGAGGAGACCCCCGTCCTCCTCGGGGGTGGTGTCCTTGCCGCCCGCCATCCCCAACTCGACGACCGGATCCGCGAGCTCCTGTCGGCCCAGGCCCCCAAGGCGGTCCCCCAGGTGATCTCGTCCCGCCCCGTGCTGGGCGCCGCCCTCCTGGGCCTGGACCACGTCCACGCCCCCACCGAGGTCCACACCCGCGTACGGGCCTTCTACGAGGGAGGTTGAGGGGCCTCGTCCTCGAACGCCGGACGACCCCAGGCTTTCAGGGGCGCGGGGAACCGCGCGACCGGCCCCCACCGGCCCGCACCCGAAAAGACCACCCCTCGCACATACCCCGCGTACCGGCGCATTCGAAAGGGAACCGAACACACACCGGCCGCGTATTCATGGTCAAGGGGGGTGGCGCGGAGCGCCGCGGTCGCGCTGCCGTCCGAACGGGCCACCGCTGTACGAAGGATGGGCTGCAATCCGAACAAGATCGAGTCAAGGCCTGTGCGGATGTCAGTCCCGGCGGCGATACTTGCGGCCGTGCACCTCTTTTCGTGCTCCCGCGTACGCGGGGGAGGTGACCGACGGATGACCATGGGGGAGGTCAAGTGACACAGCCGCCGAAGGGCACGGCGCCACCGGGGCAGCCGGCCACGCCCACGATGCCGGCCGTCCCGCCGCAGTCCGGCGCGACAGCGGCCCAGTACGGCGCGACAGCGACGGCGCCGCGGTCCGGGCCCGCCTCGCCGCCGGGCAGACCCGCCACGCCCGACACCGCCCCCGCACGCCGCACCGCCTGGGCGGAGGGGGTGGACCGCCTGCGTGCCGCGGCGACGACGGAACCGGGCCGGCTGCGCCTCATCGGCGCCGTCCT
This portion of the Streptomyces mirabilis genome encodes:
- a CDS encoding carbohydrate ABC transporter permease; protein product: MTQVLDKPVELRAPVSPAERTARRKALLEWVAIHALGVAAALFFVLPFVFVFLTSLMSDSQALSRDLIPHTWEWGNYKKVFDTPGFLTWWKNTLLYAGAGTVLTVVSSIPVAYALAKFRFRGRNLSLMLVISMMMLPPQVVIIPMYLFWAKQLDLSGTLWPLIIPMAFGDAFSIFLLRQFLMTIPNEYLDAAKVDGCGDLKTLLKVVLPMAKPGIAAVGLFQFFYAWNDYFGPQIYASENPGAWTLSYGLESFKGAHHTDWNLTMAATVLVMAPVILVFFFAQKAFVEGVTLTGVKG
- a CDS encoding 6-phospho-beta-glucosidase, coding for MKLTVVGGGSTYTPELIDGFARLRDTLPVEELVLVDPAADRLELVGGLARRIFAKQEHPGRIVTTSDLDKGVEGADAVLLQLRVGGQAAREQDETWPLECGCIGQETTGAGGLAKALRTVPVVLDIAERVRRTNPAAWIIDFTNPVGIVTRALLQAGHRTVGLCNVAIGFQRKFAGMLGVAPVDVHLDHVGLNHLSWETGVRLGGPEGENVLPKLLAEHGDTIADDLRLPRTLVDRLGVVPSYYLRYFYAHDEVVRELRTKPSRAAEVAAMERELLTMYGDPALDEKPELLAKRGGAYYSEAAVDLAAALLGGSGSPYQVVNTYNKGTLPFLPDDAVIEVQAAVGPHGPTPLPVLPVDPLYAGLMAAVTSYEDLALEAALRGGRDRVFRTLLAHPLIGQYEYADALTDQLIAHNREHLAWA
- a CDS encoding N-acetylglucosamine kinase, whose protein sequence is MTSSGPGAGTAAGSDPAGMVLAIDAGNSKTDVAVVSVDGRVVGAARGGGFRPPVVGVATAVDTVGEAVARAFAEAGVDSVAHVSACLANADLPVEEEQLAVALHARAWGTSVEVRNDTFAILRAGIAEPRGVAVVCGAGINCVGMRPDGRTARFPALGRISGDWGGGWGLAEEALWYAARAEDGRGGPTALAHTLPAHFGLSSMYALIEALHLEHIEHDRRHELTPVLFATAAEGDEVARALVDRLADEVVAMATVALTRLDLLTEETPVLLGGGVLAARHPQLDDRIRELLSAQAPKAVPQVISSRPVLGAALLGLDHVHAPTEVHTRVRAFYEGG
- a CDS encoding sugar ABC transporter permease, whose protein sequence is MSTVTLASKRRRSALRTLAFMSPWLIGFAVFFAYPLLSTVYFSFMHYDGFKPPTWSGTKNWTYVFEHYPLFWPALRNTLWLVLVMVSLRVVFGLGVGLLITKIKTGTGVFRTFFYLPYLAPPVAATMAFAFLLNPGTGPVNSLLEKVGIPAPGWFNDPSWSKPALTLLALWGIGDLMVIFMAALLDVPTEQYEAAELDGASAWQRFRYVTLPNISPIVMFAVVTGVIQTMQYYTQPLIAGKVASGVIQGAGTQFEPGYPDKSTLTLPQLVYNLGFQRFDYGSACVVALVLFALSMVFTAFLMRRRGGLIQAGD